The nucleotide sequence CTTTGAATTTTGTACGGAAGTTGTCTAGGTCGCTTGTCTCTGGGCCGAATTGGCTTTTAAGCTGCGGCCAGGATAACGGATAGGGTGCCGCCAAGTGGCACATACGCAACGTGAGCCACATATAAATGTCTAGGGCCATAGGTGATTGTTTCAGCGCCGCAAGCGCCCTAAGATCAATCGGGAAAGGCGCATTTAACGCCATGGCATAAAAATCTTCTCCCACCACAACAAACGATTCATCTAGGGTGAATTGATCCGGGTTCTTTGTATCCCACCACATAGCCGCCTTTGTGGCAACGTTGCACCGCTGGAATTGCCATGATTCTTTGCTGTTGTACTTCAGCTTGATGTCAGCAGAGAATAGCCGCTTTATCTGTTGTTCAACCTGTTTCCTGGTACGACTGTCCAGCCCTACACCAATTGATCTTAAAAAATCGCTAAAACACTTGCCAAGAACAATCCGGCGGCTATTCGTCCGGACAATCTCAGTTACTAACCAACACGTTATCAAGCGGGGATAAGTACCATAAGGGATTCCATGATCTGGATCGGCTGTGATAATCAGGGAATATTTCCCACTGTCGCACCGATAATAAGGGGTTTTAGGGTCCCGGTGGGGAAAGGTGACTTGCACCAACGCTTTCGCTTGGTAGGCAATTTGACCGGCCGTTTTGGCCGGGACCTGCTCTATTTCAACCGCTTGTGTCAACAGCTTTTCGACCTTTTTAGTCAACAACGGTTTATCTTTTTTAGCTTTCTTAGTCAGTAATTTTTTAACTGCTATTTTTGCTTTCTCTTTGAAATCCTCTTCTGATACTCCCCACAATCCATTGTTTTCAAAGTATGTCTGTAAAATATTCCCTATTGCCGCCATAGGGTCAATTGTCTTGCCGGTCTTCTCTTGCAAGTATTCAATATAAAGCTGTAGCTCTTCAAAGACGGCCTTGGGTATCTCTATTTCCATTTCAGTGAATAACATGATTCACCCCGCTATTGAATAAAGAGTTTTCTTGTTTTTCAATTGGTCCTCAGTGTAACCCAAAGAAGTTTCAAGGTACGTTTTACCATTTTTACATTTAAAAATGTACGCCTTATGCCCTTCTTCTTCAGCTTCAATAATCTCAGTAATAGTGCTTACGCTCATTTCATCATCTTCATTCTGATACCGTGGACTGAATAAACTTACCTTGAAATTATCAAGGGTCCCGGCGGCGTATAATACGTCATGAACACTATTCACCATGACACGATTCCAATATGGCCCCTCCTCTTCATGGTTAATAGTGTATTCCACTCACTACTGTCCGGTTAATAGTTGAATAAGTTCAGTTGGTTGCGCTCAGGATAATCAGCATTTCGCTTGAGAGCCTCCGCAACCAGCGATGAAATGGGCTTTTTCTCGAACAAGTTGACCTCCAGAATCTGTAGAAAAGTGTAGAGCGAACACGGAACCCCCAACTTCTTTTTCGTGATCGCCACCAGCAGATAGATGCACAAGGCAACCCATATCTGGCTCTTCACGGCATTGACTGACGTTCCGATGAACGACTTGATCCGCAGGTGCTGTTTGATCCATTTGAAAAACAGCTCCACCTGCCAGCGCTGCTTGTAAATCGCAGCCACCGTCGCTGCCGGAATCTCGAAGTTGTTCGTGAGAAATACGAGTCGCTTGTTCCGTTCTTTGTCAACATAGCTGACCCGGCGCAGTTTCTCCGGATACCCCTTTTTCGACTTCTGCGTCACCAGGGTGATAATCTGGTCTGCCCGTACACCTGATTCCTTGTCCTTCGGATGGGAATATAACCGCTGGCATTTCAGGTTGTCCTTTGCCCGAACTACGAAGAATGCTCCCTGCTTGTGGATGGAGTGGAGCCGGGCAAAATCGACATACCCTCTGTCCATCGTGTAAATGGCATCCTTTGCAACCGGCAGATGGTCCAGCATCCTGACATCGTGGACCTTGCCAGTGGTAATAGTGACCCAGGTCGGAATGGGACCACGCAGATCAATGAGCGTATGCATCTTGACCGCCGCCTTGGTTTTGCGGAACTCGGCCCATGGGAACAGCGTAAGGCACAGGTCGATAGTGGTCGAGTCAAAGGCGTAGAGCGGTTGCGTAAGCTCAACGGAGATGGCATCAGCCTGGTACAGCTGCTGAGCTATGCCGATCAGTACATGACCGAAGTCTTGGAAGATACGCCAGTCCCTGCGCTCGTTCGCGTCGGCAAGGGTCGTGCGGGAGACATCACCACGAAAGCCGATGTGGTACAGCTTCTCCTGGTGGGAGTTCAGGCAGGTCTCGATATCCCGCAAGCTCTCACGGCCAGCCATCTGGGCATAAGCCAGGCAGAGGAACTGGTCATAGGTCGAGAACTTCTTCTCCCGATACTCGCCACGGTGTCGGCGAACGCAGAGATTGAATTCGTACCGGGGCAGAAACTGCAGAAGTTGTTTGAAAACGGTCGGACCGGTGTGCATTGCTCCCCTCCTGTAAAGGGAGGAAGGCTACACTCAGAACGAATTCATGTCGAAAAAAGAACAATTGTGCCAAAGAGCAATAAAGTTCAACAAGTTACAGCTGTACAATCAAAGTTTACCGGACAGTAGTATATTCCACTATAAAAATATCCATGTTGAGCATAATTCGTACACATTTGTAAGAAGCGGCCCCCGGATTGTCAAAGATGGGTGGAATCGGCACTCTCCATTGCTCATAGACTTCAAACATGATCTGTCTCCTTAAAAAGGTATGGGTCTATATGGAGCTTTACCCGCAATCATTCATTTTCGCAATCCCGGTTTCTCAGGTCGGCAAGATCACGATGCAAGGTCTGCATCCCGGCGCAACTGGCGGCGGCCTCAAGCCCTAGCATTTTCCCCCATGTGACAAGCCGTAGTTCTTCGGTTGCGGCGTTGTAGGCTTTTCGGGCCTCTGCGTGGTCGCTGGTAAGATGGGTTATAAAGGTCTGACGCTCTTTGCCGTTCATTGGTTCCCCTCCTTTATGTCCTGGGCAACGGCAAAGGCCCGTTTCATCCGTTCCGAAGTGTCCGGACGGCCTGGGCGGATTGTCGTGGTAGGATCATAATTCGCGGCGTTGACGGTAAATTGGACAATGCCAAGTTCCCGAAGATAAGCAACAAGGGTTTCTATTTTCCGAAATATGCGGACTTTCCCCCCCCTGACGCCTAATGCCCGTTCGGTCATGCCGTACTTAAAAATGACGCTCCACCCCCCCGGCTGGCCGATTACCTCGGCCCCCCGGATGGCTCCGGCTTCAATGAGCCGTTGCAGGATTGCATAATCTATAGTTTCCGTATTTGCCATTTTGCTTACCTCTGCCGGTCAAATCATTTGCAATGTTTATAACAAAATAACAGCAAACGTGCAAGAAAATTGTTTAAATTTTCCCTGTCAACTTAACATATCATCCCTTCCAGGACGCAAAAAAGGCCGGGGGGTTCCCGGCCTGGGGGTTCTGCGTTTCTTCTCTCACTCTTCAAGTTTTTCCCTCAGCCAGGCTTTACCCTCTTCCTCGGTGAGAAACCCATTATCTAGGGCTTTCTTTGCCCTCTCGCCCCATGGGATAGCCTCCCGGATGAAATCCGCGTCCAGTTCCGGGGAGTCGGTAAGGTCGATTTCTTCGTCCTTCATGGCCTCGATCCGGGGCCAGTCGGTTCTTGATTCCGGGGTTTTGCTCATCTTTCGTAGACCTCCCGGCGGTTGCCTACCCTCACAACGAGAATTACTAACGCCTCGTCTTCTATGCTGGTGATGATCCTATAGTCACCTACGCGGTATTTCCAAAAGTCTCCGAATCTGGAACCCTTCAGGGCCTCCCCGATACTGCGGGGATCGTCAAGGCGTGCGACACGCTCAAAGAGGAATTTCAAGACCCTCCCGCTTATTTGAGGGTCCAGCTTCTTTAATTCCCGCCGGGCGGCGGGGTCTATTTCAACTTTCCAGACCATATTCTTTCATCACTTCTTCAAGGGGTATGGTTTTGGTTCGTCCGGCCCTAATGTCTTCAAGGCGCTTCTCGGCCAAGTAAATGTCTTCCAGGTCGTCAAGATATTCAACAAGGGCCTCCCGGACGTAATAGCTTTTGCTCCGGCCGGTGGCCTTGGCGAGGGAGTCAAGGCGGGTTTCGATTTCCTCGGGCAGTCTGATTGCTAACATGGGCTTGTTCCTCCTTTGTTATACACGTATAACAAATTTTCCCCAAAAGAGCAAGCCCCCTACTTCCGGCCGAAGAGACGGCCGAAAAATCCCCGCTTCGGTTCCTGGGGAGGATCGGGGACCGGTACAGGATCAGCCGGGGGAGGCTCGGAAGGGTGGGCTTTGTGTTCCAGGAGCCGGTGAGCGGTGGCAAGCTGTCCGGTCAATTCATCGACTTTCCCTTGTAGCCAGGTTTCCCGCTTGTCGGCGGCCTTGATGGCCTCGCGTAGTGCTTCAACTTCGGCCTGTAAAGCCGCGTTTTTTATGTCATTTTCCCGTGTCATATTTTGTAAAGCATGAATGTCGCTTGACGGGTCGGGCGTTGACTGGCCTTTAGGGCCGGGCAAACGGCCGTTGAATACCCTCATCAGTTCGGCGGTGTCAATACACGGCTTTTCGTTTTCGTCTTTTTTCACCGTTAAAACGCCGGGTTTTATGTATTTGGTGTAAAGGTATTGACGACTTATCCCGGCAAGCCGGGCGGCCTCTGTAATCGTGACATTTGCCATATCAAGCCCCCTGTCATAACTTGTTAAGTGTTTACCATGAGGCTGTAAACCTAGCATTTGACAGGCAAAAAGGCAACGGAAACGAGAAAGGGCCGGGGGTTTCCCGGCCCTTCTGGGGGTACTGCCAGCCCGGCAAAGCTCCGTTGCCGTGTCTACCCAGTTTCAATCCTCGCCCTTGTGGGGCGCTCCGGCCTGGGCCGGTTACTTCTTTCCTTTGTAGTAGTCCAGCATGTTTTTTTCCGGTCCCGCCTTCGGGAGTTCCCCTTTCTTGAGGGCCTTTGCCGGTTGGCCGTCCGCCGTGTAACCCTCGGGGGCCTTGTTGCACCCTGCAACCAACATCGCCCCCATAACAACTACAACCAGCCCCATAATAACTTGTTTTTTCATAGCTTTTCCCTCCTTTGTGGTTGTGACCGATTCCGGCCGGTTATTTTTTCTTCCTGAGATAGTCGAGCATGTTTCTATCGTCCCCCTTTGGTAAGTCCCCTTTCTTGAGGGGCTTTGCCTTTTCGGCGGCCTGGGCGGCCATGTAGGACGATTGTTCACGGGCACTTGTTGCCATGATCTGCTGTAGCTGGATGAGTTGTTGCGCCACCATTGCCGAAATCTGGTTGCCCGCCTGGGCGGCGGCAAGCTGGCCGTCTGCGCTGTTGGAAGCGGCGACAAGGGCGTTGAGGGCGTCTTGATCGGTAGCGGCGTTGCTGATAAGGCCCTGGGCCAACATGGCGTCACGGACGGAGTTTTGAAGCTGCTGGTTTGCCTTGGCGGCCTGGGCGGCGTAGTCCTTCCCGCTCATGCCGTTGTAGGCGGCCATGTCCGGGTAATACTGGTCAAAAGCCCCCTCCGTGCGGCCGTAATCGTAAGTAATGCCCCTGGTCTTCTGCTGGATTTCGGCAAGCTGCCGAATGCCGTTCATGATCCGGCCGCGTATCTGGTCGCTGTTGAGTTGCCGGGCCTGTCGTATGGCAACTTCAAGTTGCTGGTATTGAGTGGCTAGTTGCTCGGCGGTGTTGATGGCCGTGGCTACCTGCTGCACGTAGCTAAACAGGTTCTGTGCCCAGTTGGTGTAATCGAGCACCGGGATTGTTGCATGAGCCTGGGCGGACATGCTCAGGATCAGGACGGTGACAATAAGTGCTTTTTTCATGGTTTGTTCCTCCTTTGCCCCCCATATCTTGTATCCTGGTCGGCTGGATCGTCCGGGCCTCGGCACAAGATATGGGGGTTACGTTGTTAATCGACGTGGAGCCGGACCCCTGCCCCGCCTCCGGCGCTGGCGTCCTGGGGAACTGCTCTTTGGCTCTGCTGCCATGCGTCTTGTAGGCTGCTCCGGCGGGGTTGGCCCTTACCGTTCCCCCCTCCGCTTCCGACGTTGGACCCTTGCAAGCTGCTGGTGCCTCCGCCGGTCCCCGTGGTCGGCGCTGGTTCGGTCTTCCCGGCATCGGTTGCGGTGGTGTCTGCGCTGCCAGTCGCCGGGGGTGTGGCGTCTGTGGTTGTAGCGGTGGTGTCTGCTGCCGGTGCCGGTGTGGGGGTGGCCTCAGTCTTCCCGGTGTCTGCTGCTCCTTTGGCTGCTGCATCGGCGGCCGGTTTAAGGCTGCTGCCTCCCGATGCCGGTTTGATCCCTCCGGCGCTCCCGGCTTCGGCGGCTGAAATGGCCCCGCTCTTGGCGGCCTGGAACGCGGACGCTCCGGGCATTGCTCCTGCTGCGGCTCGGGCAACGTTGCCAAGGAAAGAGCCGTTCCCGGCTGCTGCTGCGGCCTTGGCTCCGGCGAGGCCTCCGGCTACTGCTGCCCCTCCGGTTGCCATACCAGCGGCGGCCATGGCTGGTGCTGCTGCCCCTGCGGCGGCACTCAAGGCGGTACCGGCGGCGGCTCCGGCGGACAGGGAAGGGGACCCGGAAAGGACGGCGGAAGCCACACCGGGGGCCTGGGCAACCACAAAGGCAATAACGGCCACCGTTACACCTAATGTCATCATTTGATTAAACGTTGGATCAGGCCCAAGAGCCGGGAGAGCCAAAAGGACCGGCTGGATCACCGCCACCACGAATGACAAAACCATTAACTTGATCCCGAAGGCGATTATTGCGCCGATGGCCTTTTCCGACAAAAACGCGGTGTGCTTACTGATTCCGAAGGGGAGAAGGATGATACCAAGGGTGGAAACGATGCCAAATTCGATGAAGGTAATCATTATCTGACACGCCATGACGACATAAGCCAGAATCACAATTAGATAACAGCCGTAAGCCATGAGCCTGTCACCGATTGCAGTTATAGCCATGTGTTGTATAGCGTCATAGATTGGATCAGCAGCCAGAAAGCCCGCCGAAATCAAGGACGAAGGGTTTTTCATGGAAAAGGATACCCCCGCCCCTCCGGCCTTCAAACCTACCGCAATAAAGCCGTCAAGGATGATTTCAGCGAGGCCGGAACGGGCGACCCCTTGAACCAGAAAAATGAAAAAACCGATGGTGAGGATCTTTTTAACCAATGGGGGGATTATGTTGTCTTCCCCCCCCTTCAGGGCATGAAATGCCCCCAAGAGGACCATTTCGATTACTGCCAGGGCTCCGGCAATATACATGGCCCATGACAGCAAGGCCCCTTTGCCGGTCCCAAAAACGGAGTTAAAGGTTTCAAGTACCTGGGTGAGAATTTGAACATCTGGGGTTGCGGTTGCCATGGTGACTCCTTTCTTTTCGGCAGAGTGCCTTATTTGGCTATACCGAAAATGCACGAAAAACCCAAATTACAGCCTGTTTAGCGGTCCATGCCCTTCCCACGGTCAATATCCTTTTGCACCCGGTTAATCTGCTGCTGAATGTCTTTGACGATCTGGCGTCGGTCCCGTGGATCGGTGCCGGGTTCCAGCTTATAGGCCCGGTCTTTCTTCGGGTCGGCGGCAAGGGTCTTTTCGATCTTCTTCAGGTCTGCCCGGTAGGCCCTGGCCTCTCTGGTTTCCTGGTCAACCGCGTTGATTTTGGCCTCTTCCGCCTGTACCTGCTTTTGCACTTCAGGCCGTTCCAGGTAGCTATGGAGCCGGGCCGTGTTGACTTCGTTTGTGGCGAGTCGTGCGGTAAGCTCTTCTCTATTAATGGTTGATACTTTGCCACCGGCCATGTCGGTTGCGAGTTTCAGGGCTTCGGCGTCCAGGTCTGTCCGCTCTTTCTTGATTGCCTCGGAAATGCCTTTAGTGGCGGTCTGCTCTGCTACCCTTCGGGCGTCGGTTTTGCCGTCGATCTGGCCTTTTTCGGCAAGCCATTTTTCGCCCTGGTCGATCTTGGCCGTAATGATCTTGATTTCATCCCGGATTTCCGGGAGGAGCTCCCGGCCCTTGATCTGCTGGCCGATGCCCTGAGCCTTCTTCAGTTCGGCAATGTAGGGCTGTAGCTCTTTATTCGTTATCTCGATGCCAAGTTTCACGGCTTCGGCTGCTGCGAGGCGCTTCCAGGCCGTCGAGCCGGTAAGCTCAAAGGATCGGCCGAATTTCTCTTGACTCAGGAGGAGCCCCGCCTTGATCGCGGCCGGGTCGTTCTTCGAGTGGCCCAAAAAGAGGAGTTGACGGCCGGTGTCCCGGTAGGCTTCGGCCCCGCTCTTGTCCAGGAAAGAGACGTTGCCGTGTCTCGATACCTTGATTTCAAGGTCTTTCAGGGTAGTAAGCGGGGTTTTCTTTGCGGCCTCTTCTTCTCCTGTGGTGCCGGGCTCCGGGGCTTCAACTTCCAGGCGGTTCTTTTTCTGCCGTAGCATGTAGATAGCCGCTTCGTTGCCCTTGTTGGCCCGTTCGACAAGGTACTTGTCCCACCCCTTCTTAGCCTCGCCAAATTCGCCAAGGGCGGCCCGTTTCTCTGCGGCCCTGTCT is from Geobacter metallireducens GS-15 and encodes:
- a CDS encoding replication protein RepA; this encodes MLFTEMEIEIPKAVFEELQLYIEYLQEKTGKTIDPMAAIGNILQTYFENNGLWGVSEEDFKEKAKIAVKKLLTKKAKKDKPLLTKKVEKLLTQAVEIEQVPAKTAGQIAYQAKALVQVTFPHRDPKTPYYRCDSGKYSLIITADPDHGIPYGTYPRLITCWLVTEIVRTNSRRIVLGKCFSDFLRSIGVGLDSRTRKQVEQQIKRLFSADIKLKYNSKESWQFQRCNVATKAAMWWDTKNPDQFTLDESFVVVGEDFYAMALNAPFPIDLRALAALKQSPMALDIYMWLTLRMCHLAAPYPLSWPQLKSQFGPETSDLDNFRTKFKDALKKVRVVYPHAKLSVNAKELTLFPSPTHVQKAVKRVAA
- a CDS encoding IS4-like element ISGme2 family transposase codes for the protein MHTGPTVFKQLLQFLPRYEFNLCVRRHRGEYREKKFSTYDQFLCLAYAQMAGRESLRDIETCLNSHQEKLYHIGFRGDVSRTTLADANERRDWRIFQDFGHVLIGIAQQLYQADAISVELTQPLYAFDSTTIDLCLTLFPWAEFRKTKAAVKMHTLIDLRGPIPTWVTITTGKVHDVRMLDHLPVAKDAIYTMDRGYVDFARLHSIHKQGAFFVVRAKDNLKCQRLYSHPKDKESGVRADQIITLVTQKSKKGYPEKLRRVSYVDKERNKRLVFLTNNFEIPAATVAAIYKQRWQVELFFKWIKQHLRIKSFIGTSVNAVKSQIWVALCIYLLVAITKKKLGVPCSLYTFLQILEVNLFEKKPISSLVAEALKRNADYPERNQLNLFNY
- a CDS encoding type II toxin-antitoxin system RelE family toxin, which codes for MVWKVEIDPAARRELKKLDPQISGRVLKFLFERVARLDDPRSIGEALKGSRFGDFWKYRVGDYRIITSIEDEALVILVVRVGNRREVYER
- the relB gene encoding type II toxin-antitoxin system RelB family antitoxin → MLAIRLPEEIETRLDSLAKATGRSKSYYVREALVEYLDDLEDIYLAEKRLEDIRAGRTKTIPLEEVMKEYGLES
- the trbJ gene encoding P-type conjugative transfer protein TrbJ → MKKALIVTVLILSMSAQAHATIPVLDYTNWAQNLFSYVQQVATAINTAEQLATQYQQLEVAIRQARQLNSDQIRGRIMNGIRQLAEIQQKTRGITYDYGRTEGAFDQYYPDMAAYNGMSGKDYAAQAAKANQQLQNSVRDAMLAQGLISNAATDQDALNALVAASNSADGQLAAAQAGNQISAMVAQQLIQLQQIMATSAREQSSYMAAQAAEKAKPLKKGDLPKGDDRNMLDYLRKKK
- the trbL gene encoding P-type conjugative transfer protein TrbL; translation: MATATPDVQILTQVLETFNSVFGTGKGALLSWAMYIAGALAVIEMVLLGAFHALKGGEDNIIPPLVKKILTIGFFIFLVQGVARSGLAEIILDGFIAVGLKAGGAGVSFSMKNPSSLISAGFLAADPIYDAIQHMAITAIGDRLMAYGCYLIVILAYVVMACQIMITFIEFGIVSTLGIILLPFGISKHTAFLSEKAIGAIIAFGIKLMVLSFVVAVIQPVLLALPALGPDPTFNQMMTLGVTVAVIAFVVAQAPGVASAVLSGSPSLSAGAAAGTALSAAAGAAAPAMAAAGMATGGAAVAGGLAGAKAAAAAGNGSFLGNVARAAAGAMPGASAFQAAKSGAISAAEAGSAGGIKPASGGSSLKPAADAAAKGAADTGKTEATPTPAPAADTTATTTDATPPATGSADTTATDAGKTEPAPTTGTGGGTSSLQGSNVGSGGGNGKGQPRRSSLQDAWQQSQRAVPQDASAGGGAGVRLHVD